The window TTGACCAAGCCATTGGTGATGGTGACCATGGCATTAATATGGCTCGCGGCTTTCAAGAAGTTATGAAAAAAGTGGAAGCGGCAAGCTATGAATCTGTTTCTGACGTACTAAAAGATGTGGCCATGACTCTTATGTCTAAGGTTGGTGGTGCATCCGGCCCACTTTACGGAACAGCATTCTTAAAGATGTCTATGGCAGTAAAAGGTACAGATCCGGTTGATAACCCTACTTTTACAAAAGGCGTTGAAGAGGCTTTAAATGGAATTCTTATGCGTGGAAAAGCTGAGGAAGGTAACAAAACCATGATTGACGTTTGGGCGCCTGTCCTTCGCTTTTTTCAAGAAAGTGAAACGGTTGATCCATCTGCCCTTGAGGAAATTGCAAAAACATCCATGGAGGCCACGAAGGATAAAAAAGCTATCAAGGGTCGTGCAGCGTATTTAGGCGATCGTTCTATCGGTCATTTGGATCCGGGGTCTGTTTCCTCCTTCTATTTATTCCAGTCTCTCTCTGAGACCCTAAAGGAGGTG of the Bacillaceae bacterium S4-13-56 genome contains:
- the dhaL gene encoding dihydroxyacetone kinase subunit DhaL; translated protein: MQLTVEQTLSWLEKTNAKIQANKEYLTSLDQAIGDGDHGINMARGFQEVMKKVEAASYESVSDVLKDVAMTLMSKVGGASGPLYGTAFLKMSMAVKGTDPVDNPTFTKGVEEALNGILMRGKAEEGNKTMIDVWAPVLRFFQESETVDPSALEEIAKTSMEATKDKKAIKGRAAYLGDRSIGHLDPGSVSSFYLFQSLSETLKEVE